The sequence below is a genomic window from Lysobacter stagni.
GACGTGGTCGAAAGCGCCGGTCGCGACCTCGAACCGCACCAGATCGCCGCGTACCTGCTCGAACTGGCGCAGACCTTCCAGACGTACTACAACGACCACCAGTTCCTGGTCGACGACGCCAACACGCGCGATGCACGCCTCGTGCTCGCGATGGCGACGCGCCAGGTGCTGGCCAACGGTCTCGAACTGCTGGGCGTCAGCGCCCCCGAGGTGATGTAAGTGGCAGCACGACGCGGCAAAACGCAGGCCAAGCGCAATTCCGGCGGTGACAGCGGCCTGCCCGGCTGGGCCTGGATGGTGCTGGGCATCCTGCTGGCGGTAGTGGTGATCCTGGTCGCGCCGAAGTACCTCAAGTCCAACGGCGACGGATTCTTCCGTCCGCAGCCGAACCCCGACGCCGAACCGGCGCGGGTGTCGGGCAGCGATGATGAGGCGATCGCCGACGAGGGCACGCCCACGCCCGCCAAGGGCAAGTCCAGCGACGCCAAGCAGTCGAAGAAGGACACCGACTACGACTTCTACACCCTGCTGCCGGGCAAGGAAGTGCCGATGTCGGACGCCGAACTCGCCGCCAGCGAGCAGGCCGAGGCCAAGCGCCAGACCCCGCGTTCGAAGCCCGAGCCCGCGGCCGCCGAACCGGACGCACCGGCCAGCACGCCGACACCGGCAACGACGCCGGCCGCCGCACTGCCGCGCCCGGTGGAAACCGACACGGTTCCGTCGCGCTCGCCGCAGACCGCACCCGCGACGCCGCCGACCACGGTCGCGTCGGCCGCGCCCGCGACCAGCGAGCCCAAGCCCGCCGCGGCCGTGGACGACAACACGCGCTATCTGCTGCAGGCCGGTGCGTTCCAGGCCTCGGGACAGGCGGAAGAGATGAAGGCGCGCATCGCGATGCTGGGCCTCAGCGCGCGCGTGGAATCGGCCGCGATCAACGGCAACACGGTCTATCGCGTGCGCATGGGGCCTTACGGCACCGCCAGCGACCTGGCCGATGCCAAGCGCAAGCTCGCCAGCGGCGGACTGCCGGCCCTGGCGATCAAGGTCAAGTAAGCCCCGTCCGGGCGCGCGACGCCGACGCCCCTTTCGCTGCAACGCGACCGCGATCACCGCGCCCAGGCGACGACGGCGGCTAGACTGCCGCCACGTTGCACGGGGGATCGCCATGGACAAACGCATTCTTTGGGGCTGCGTCGCCGCCGTCGGGCTGCTGACGCTTTTCGCGGTGGCGACCTACGCGCTGGGCGCGGAGTCGATGCGCACGACGATGACGCCGCTGGGCGAACTGCCGCTGCTGGATCTGCTGGGCGTGCTGGTGGCAATGACCGTCGGTGGCGCGATCGCCGGGCCGCGTTTTCGCCGCATCGCCGTGGCGCTGATGGCCACGGTGTGGGTGCTCAGCCTGTCGGCGATGGTCGCCGCGCCGCACGTCAGCGTGCCGGGAGCGCTGAAGTACAACGCGCTGGCGATCGTCTCCAATCTGTTGCTGGCCTGGATCGGCGCCACGGCCGGTCCGAAGCTGCTGGCGCGCTGGCATTCGCAGCGCGCCGGCGCCGCTGGCGCGTGATCAGCCGCCGCGCTTGAGGGTGATGAGCGCGGAGGTGTCGGCCTCGCCCTGCCCGCGTTCGATCAGTTCAGCGTAATCGGCCAGCGCCTGTTCCACCGTGCTCAGGCGCGTCCCCGTATCGCGGGCGATCGCGCTGACGATGCGCAGGTCCTTGAGCATGTGCGCGCACTTGAAGCCCGGCGTGAACTCGTCGCGCAGCATGGTGGCGCCGCGCTTTTCCAGGAACCAGTTGCTGGCCGCACCGGCCATCAGCGTGGGCAGCAGCTTTTCCGGATCCAGGCCCAGCTTCTCGCCCAGTGCCAGGCCTTCGCTCACCGCTTCATTGATGCCGGCCACCAGCACCTGGTTGACGGCCTTCGTCGCCTGCCCCGCACCGGTCGCGCCCATGTGCGTGATGCGCGCGGCGTAACAGGCGATCACGGCACTCGTGCGTTCCACCACGTCGGCTTCGCCACCGACCATCACCGACAGCTTTCCGTTGCGCGCACCCTCGACGCCGCCGGACACCGGCGCATCGAGGAAACCGATGTCGTGCGGCGACAGCATTGCGGCGCAGCGACGCGCGGTGTCCACCGCCACGGTGGAATGGTCGATCACCACCGCGCCCGGCTTCAGCACTTCGGCCAGCGCGTTCACGTTCTCCAGCACGTCCGCATCGAGCGACACGCACAGCACGACGACGTCGCAGTCGGCGAAGTTCGCTGCCGAGCGTGCGGCGCGCACGCCCAGTTCGGCGGCGAGCGCATCGGCCTTGGCCTGCGTGCGGTTGCCCACCGCGGTGAGCAGGCCCTTGGCGTGCAGGTAGCGGGCCATCGGAGCGCCCATCGCGCCCAGGCCGATCAGTCCAACTTTCATCGTCGTCATTCCGCTTGTTGTTCATGGCGGCCATCGCCGCCATGTACCGTGAAACGCGATCCGTCGCCCGAAGCGGCGACCGCGTCGATACCGCGCACTCCGGCGCGGCCGTGGGGTGACGTTTACGCCAGCGGCGCGTCGTCGAGATAGGTGTAGCCGGTGAGACCGGTTTCCAGGGCCTGAGCCAGCGCATCGGCTTCGGCCGCGGGCAGCCCAGCCGCCTCGACCTTCGCGCGGTACGCCGCGCGCAGGTCGTCCAGTCGGTAGCCGACATAGTCCAGCATCACGTCGGTGGTGTCGCCGCGGCGCTGCTGGGTGAGTTCGTACGTCTGCCCGGCCACGCGCACTTCCACCGCATCGGTATCGCCGAACAGGTTGTGGATGTCGCCCAGGATCTCCTGGTATGCGCCGACCAGGAAGAAGCCGATACGGTAGCTCTCGCCGCTGCGCGGTGCGTGCAGCGGCAGCGAGGTGTCCAGGCCCTCGTTCTCGACGTAGGTCTTCACCGTGCCGTCGGAATCGCAGGTCATGTCGGCCAGCACGCCGCGTCGCGTGGGCTCTTCGTCCAGTCGTTCGATCGGCAGGATCGGGAACACCTGGTCGATCGCCCACACGTCGGGGATGGATTCGAACACACTGAAGTTGACGAAATACTTGTCGACCAGGCGATCGTTGAGTTCGTCCAGCAGTTCGCGATGGCTCTTCTCGTCGTAGCTCAGGCGCCGGCGCACGTCATGCGCGATGGCGTAGAACAGGTCGTCGATGCGCGCACGGTGCACCAGGTCGATCTGGCCCAGCGCATACAGCGACAGGCCCTCGCTGTGGTGGTGCTGCGCTTCGTGGAACAGCTCCACCGCCGGGCGCTGGCCCAGTTCGGCATGCACTTCGCGCAGGTGGCGGATCACTGCCGGCTCGTCGTCGTGCACGTCGGGGATGCGGCCTTCCGGCGCTTCCTCGACTTCCGACACGTTGGCCACCAGCACGGCGTGGTGCGCGGTCATCGCGCGGCCGCACTCGGTGACGATGCGCGGCGGCACCAGCCCGTTCTCGGCGCAGGCCTCGGCCAGCGGTTGCACGATGCTGTTGGCGTACTGGTGCACGCCGTAGTTGATCGAGCAGTAGCCGCGCGAGCGCGTGCCTTCGTAGTCGATGCCCAGGCCACCGCCGACGTCCATGTAGCGCACGTTCGCGCCCAGACGCGAGAGCTCGACGAAGTAGCGCGTCGCCTCGCGCATGCCGTTGGCGATGTCGCGCACGTTGGAGATCTGCGAGCCCATGTGGAAATGCAGCAGCTGCAGCGTGTCGGTCATGCCGCTGTCGCGCAGTTTCTTCCACAGGTCCAGCACCTGGCGCGGCGAGAGACCGAACTTGGCCTTGTCGCCGCCGCTGTTCTGCCACTTGCCGGCGCCCAGGCTGGCCAGGCGCATGCGCACGCCCAGGCCCGGCTTCACGCCCAGCGCGGCGGCTTCTTCCATCACCAGTGCCAGTTCCGACGGCTTCTCGATGACGATGAAGGTTTCCATGCCCAGCTTGCGGCCGATCAGCGCCAGGCGGATGTATTCGCGGTCCTTGTAGCCGTTGCAGACGATCAGCCCGCCCGGGCGCGACAGCGCCAGCACGGCCATCAGTTCCGGCTTGCTGCCCGCTTCCAGGCCGAAGCCCTCGCCGTGGTGCGAGGCCAGCGTGCCGGCGACGCCGCGGTGCTGGTTCACCTTGATCGGGTACACGGCGGTGTAGCCGCCGGCGTAGTCCCATTCGGCCTGGGCCTGCGCGAAGGCGGCCTGCAGCTTGCCCAGACGGTTGCCGAGGATGTCCGGGAAGCGCACCAGCAGCGGCAGCTTGGCGCCATTGGCGCGCGCCGCATCCACCACCTCCGGCAGCGAGATCGCCGGCCCCTGCGCGCCGCGCGGGCGCACGATGGCGTGACCGTTCGTCCCGGCATCGAAATACCCTTCCGACCAGTGCGGGATCGAGTAGGTCTTGCGGGCCTGATCGAGCGACCAGTCGGACATCGGCGGAGTACCGGGGGAGGCGGGGGGACGCGCATTCTACAGCCCCCCGGCCGAGCAACCTGTCCAGACGCCCGACGACGCCGGCGCGTCACGGGCGGTCCGCTACAATGCCGCCCCTTCTCAACGCCCGCCCGGCCGCCCTCGCGGCGCTCCCGGCCCGGCCCCATCCCCCTGGATCCCCGCAATGAGCACCCAGACGTCCTGGCATTACGAGAACTTCGAGCCCACCGGATCGGCGATCGGCTACCGCATCACCAAGAAGCTGGACGAGGTGCAGTCGCCGTTCCAGAAGATCGAGATCTTCGAGAGCACCGACTGGGGCAACCTGATGCTCATCGACGGCGCGATGATGCTGACCACGAAGGACAACTTCTTCTATCACGAGATGATGTCCCATCCGGCGCTGTTCACCCACGCCGATCCGAAGAACGTGGTGATCATCGGCGGCGGCGACTGCGGCACGCTGCGCGAGGTGCTCAAGCACCCGGGCGTGCAGCGCGCGGTGCAGTGCGACATCGACGAGCAGGTCACGCGCATGGCCGAGAAGTGGTTCCCGGAACTGTGCGAGGCCAACGGCGACGCCCGCGCCACGCTGATGTTCGACGACGGCATCGCGTACATGAAGAACTGCGAACCGAACTCGCTGGACGTGGTGATCGTGGATTCGACCGATCCCGTCGGCCCGGCCGAAGGCCTGTTCAACAAGGCGTTCTTCGAGAGCTGCTTCCGCGCGCTCAAGGACGACGGCATCCTGGTGCAGCAGTCCGAATCGCCGCTGATGCTGCTCTCGCTCATCAAGGAAATGCGTGCCGAGATGGGCAAGGCCGGCTTCACCACGTTCCAGACGCTGCCCTTCCCGCAGCCGTGCTACCCCACCGGCTGGTGGAGCTGCACGCTGGCGCGCAAGGGCCAGGGCTTCGACTTCCGCCAGGCCGACTCGCGCGCGAAGGCGTTCGCCACCAAGTACTACACGGTGGACATCCACGCCGGCGCCGCCAAGCTGCCGCCGTTCGTGGCCGCGGAGCTGGGCCAGTAATCCGGTCGGTCCTGCGTCGTCGCAGAACGCCCCGCTTCGGCGGGGCGTTTTCGTTTGCGTCCCCGACCGGTCACGCCGCGCTGGGCAGGGCCCCGGGCACGGCACGCGCACGACGCCGCGCGCGCAAGGCGAGGAACGGCCGCTCCACCGCGTAATGCAACAAGGCGGCGGCGAGCAGCGTCGCCACCGCATACACCACGAAGGCCACCAGACCGCGGCCGTGCAGCCATTCGCCGAAGTGGGTGTCCACCGCGTGGAACACGAGCTTGTGGCTGAGGTACAGGCTGTACGAAACCGCGGCGATCCATCCCGCGCCGGGCACGGCCCAGCGTCCGATCACACTGCGCCCGCTGGCGCCAGCCACGACCAGGCAGGCGATGGAGGCCGACAACACCGGCCAACCGATCGAATTGCCCAGCAGGCCGCTGCGCTGGCGGAACAGCCAGAACGCCACCGCCA
It includes:
- a CDS encoding SPOR domain-containing protein codes for the protein MAARRGKTQAKRNSGGDSGLPGWAWMVLGILLAVVVILVAPKYLKSNGDGFFRPQPNPDAEPARVSGSDDEAIADEGTPTPAKGKSSDAKQSKKDTDYDFYTLLPGKEVPMSDAELAASEQAEAKRQTPRSKPEPAAAEPDAPASTPTPATTPAAALPRPVETDTVPSRSPQTAPATPPTTVASAAPATSEPKPAAAVDDNTRYLLQAGAFQASGQAEEMKARIAMLGLSARVESAAINGNTVYRVRMGPYGTASDLADAKRKLASGGLPALAIKVK
- the speE gene encoding polyamine aminopropyltransferase encodes the protein MSTQTSWHYENFEPTGSAIGYRITKKLDEVQSPFQKIEIFESTDWGNLMLIDGAMMLTTKDNFFYHEMMSHPALFTHADPKNVVIIGGGDCGTLREVLKHPGVQRAVQCDIDEQVTRMAEKWFPELCEANGDARATLMFDDGIAYMKNCEPNSLDVVIVDSTDPVGPAEGLFNKAFFESCFRALKDDGILVQQSESPLMLLSLIKEMRAEMGKAGFTTFQTLPFPQPCYPTGWWSCTLARKGQGFDFRQADSRAKAFATKYYTVDIHAGAAKLPPFVAAELGQ
- a CDS encoding NAD(P)-dependent oxidoreductase translates to MKVGLIGLGAMGAPMARYLHAKGLLTAVGNRTQAKADALAAELGVRAARSAANFADCDVVVLCVSLDADVLENVNALAEVLKPGAVVIDHSTVAVDTARRCAAMLSPHDIGFLDAPVSGGVEGARNGKLSVMVGGEADVVERTSAVIACYAARITHMGATGAGQATKAVNQVLVAGINEAVSEGLALGEKLGLDPEKLLPTLMAGAASNWFLEKRGATMLRDEFTPGFKCAHMLKDLRIVSAIARDTGTRLSTVEQALADYAELIERGQGEADTSALITLKRGG
- the speA gene encoding arginine decarboxylase, whose amino-acid sequence is MSDWSLDQARKTYSIPHWSEGYFDAGTNGHAIVRPRGAQGPAISLPEVVDAARANGAKLPLLVRFPDILGNRLGKLQAAFAQAQAEWDYAGGYTAVYPIKVNQHRGVAGTLASHHGEGFGLEAGSKPELMAVLALSRPGGLIVCNGYKDREYIRLALIGRKLGMETFIVIEKPSELALVMEEAAALGVKPGLGVRMRLASLGAGKWQNSGGDKAKFGLSPRQVLDLWKKLRDSGMTDTLQLLHFHMGSQISNVRDIANGMREATRYFVELSRLGANVRYMDVGGGLGIDYEGTRSRGYCSINYGVHQYANSIVQPLAEACAENGLVPPRIVTECGRAMTAHHAVLVANVSEVEEAPEGRIPDVHDDEPAVIRHLREVHAELGQRPAVELFHEAQHHHSEGLSLYALGQIDLVHRARIDDLFYAIAHDVRRRLSYDEKSHRELLDELNDRLVDKYFVNFSVFESIPDVWAIDQVFPILPIERLDEEPTRRGVLADMTCDSDGTVKTYVENEGLDTSLPLHAPRSGESYRIGFFLVGAYQEILGDIHNLFGDTDAVEVRVAGQTYELTQQRRGDTTDVMLDYVGYRLDDLRAAYRAKVEAAGLPAAEADALAQALETGLTGYTYLDDAPLA